Proteins co-encoded in one Halorussus salinus genomic window:
- a CDS encoding aldehyde dehydrogenase family protein, translated as MASERQSPTDAESAATPETDAGDGTPRDLDELGFAPSEGWNAVYVDGEWRAQGDRSGLDVVDPTRRAAVGTVPAGTDEDVDAAYAAAESAQEAWADRTPEERASVVADARELVAAYHDEFAHLFAVECGGARLKAEIELDLTKATMAVAEDVADAADPTDTDEYDSNVEGKRNLVFREPAGVVGVISPWNFPLYLSMRAVAPALALGNAVVLKPSTHTAIVGGLALASLFEEAGLPDGVLNVVTGEGSAIGETVAGHPAASVVSFTGSTEVGRKVGATAAEELSLPALELGGNNAHVVTADADLDRAVDGGVFGSFTHQGQECISINRHLVHESLYDEYVERLAERAANLPVGDPREEGVLVGPVQNESQFETITDLVERSVERGAKVEAGGEFDDWFVEPTVLSGVTNDMPIAAEEHFGPVAPVIPFADDDEAIELANDTEYGLSGSVHCENTDRAIDIARRLDTGMVHVNDQPLNDEPHVAFGGVNASGVGRYNGEWIVDELTETRWISVQEETREYPY; from the coding sequence ATGGCAAGCGAACGCCAGTCACCGACCGACGCCGAGAGCGCCGCGACCCCCGAGACGGACGCGGGCGACGGGACTCCTCGGGACCTCGACGAACTCGGGTTCGCACCGTCCGAGGGGTGGAACGCCGTCTACGTGGACGGCGAGTGGCGCGCGCAGGGCGACCGCTCGGGACTCGACGTGGTGGACCCGACGAGGAGGGCGGCGGTCGGGACGGTTCCGGCCGGGACCGACGAAGACGTGGACGCGGCGTACGCGGCCGCCGAGTCGGCACAGGAGGCGTGGGCCGACCGGACGCCCGAGGAGCGCGCATCGGTGGTCGCCGACGCGCGGGAACTCGTCGCGGCGTACCACGACGAGTTCGCGCACCTGTTCGCTGTCGAGTGCGGCGGGGCCAGACTGAAGGCCGAAATCGAACTCGACCTGACGAAGGCGACGATGGCGGTCGCCGAGGACGTGGCGGACGCCGCCGACCCGACCGACACCGACGAGTACGACTCGAACGTCGAGGGCAAGCGCAACCTCGTCTTCCGGGAACCCGCCGGAGTGGTCGGCGTCATCTCGCCGTGGAACTTCCCGCTGTACCTCTCGATGCGGGCGGTCGCGCCAGCCCTCGCGCTCGGGAACGCGGTGGTCCTCAAGCCCTCGACGCACACCGCAATCGTCGGCGGATTGGCGCTGGCCAGCCTCTTCGAGGAGGCCGGACTCCCCGACGGCGTGCTGAACGTCGTGACGGGCGAGGGGTCTGCAATCGGCGAGACGGTCGCGGGCCACCCCGCGGCGTCGGTCGTCTCCTTCACGGGTTCGACCGAGGTCGGGCGGAAGGTCGGCGCGACGGCGGCCGAGGAGTTGTCGCTCCCGGCGCTGGAACTCGGCGGGAACAACGCCCACGTCGTGACCGCGGACGCGGACTTGGACCGAGCAGTGGACGGCGGGGTCTTCGGGTCGTTCACCCATCAGGGACAGGAGTGCATCTCCATCAATCGCCATCTGGTCCACGAATCGCTGTACGACGAGTACGTCGAGCGACTGGCCGAGCGCGCCGCGAATCTGCCGGTCGGCGACCCGCGCGAGGAGGGCGTCCTCGTCGGGCCGGTCCAGAACGAGTCGCAGTTCGAGACCATCACCGACCTCGTGGAGCGGTCGGTCGAGCGAGGCGCGAAAGTCGAGGCTGGCGGCGAGTTTGACGACTGGTTCGTGGAGCCGACCGTCCTCTCGGGCGTCACCAACGACATGCCCATCGCCGCGGAGGAACACTTCGGTCCGGTCGCCCCGGTGATTCCGTTCGCGGACGACGACGAGGCAATCGAACTGGCCAACGACACCGAGTACGGCCTCTCGGGGTCGGTCCACTGCGAGAACACCGACCGCGCCATCGACATCGCCCGGCGACTCGACACGGGGATGGTCCACGTCAACGACCAACCGCTGAACGATGAGCCGCACGTGGCCTTCGGCGGCGTGAACGCGTCCGGCGTCGGCCGGTACAACGGCGAGTGGATAGTCGATGAACTGACCGAGACGCGCTGGATTTCGGTGCAGGAAGAGACGCGGGAATACCCGTATTAG
- a CDS encoding HD domain-containing protein, which produces MKTIKDSVHDHIEVEGVARALFDTPAVQRLRHIKQLGPAHLVYPSANHTRFEHSLGVYHLACEGLDHLGIQGRQAERVRAAAILHDVGHAPYSHTIEEVIHRHTGKYHDDVHDLLANNEVGDVLRDHGHNPDTVADLIAGEGKLGQLVSGELDVDRMDYLVRDAHHTGVPYGTIDHSRLVRELTLIDGELVLAEGNVPTAESLLLARALMNPTVYNHHVTRICRGMLQRASERLIAETEISADELRRMDDHDFFAALRRSDPTEEFARRLGARDLYKRAVWAEMADVPDAVIDADHDDIERFEADIAADAGVEPESVIIDVLGRPSMTESSTRVIVNGEIRRLGQQSALVSALRQVQREQWRLGVYAPEEDTDAVGHAAESVLGLETDGALVSEVRSPGQRTTLDEFGAQGGE; this is translated from the coding sequence ATGAAGACCATCAAGGACAGCGTTCACGACCACATCGAGGTCGAGGGCGTCGCTCGCGCCTTGTTCGACACGCCAGCGGTCCAGCGACTCAGGCACATCAAGCAGTTGGGTCCGGCGCATCTCGTCTACCCCTCCGCGAACCACACGCGATTCGAACACAGCCTCGGCGTCTATCATCTGGCGTGCGAAGGACTCGACCACCTCGGGATTCAGGGCAGGCAGGCCGAGCGCGTCCGCGCCGCGGCCATCCTCCACGACGTGGGCCACGCGCCCTACAGCCACACCATCGAGGAGGTAATCCACCGCCACACCGGCAAGTACCACGACGACGTTCACGACCTGCTGGCGAACAACGAGGTCGGCGACGTGCTTCGGGACCACGGGCACAACCCCGACACCGTGGCCGACCTCATCGCTGGCGAGGGGAAACTCGGCCAGTTGGTCTCGGGCGAACTCGACGTGGACCGGATGGACTACCTCGTGCGGGACGCCCACCACACCGGGGTTCCGTACGGCACCATCGACCACTCCCGACTAGTCCGGGAACTCACGCTCATCGACGGCGAACTCGTGCTGGCGGAGGGCAACGTCCCGACCGCCGAGAGCCTGCTTCTGGCCCGCGCGCTGATGAATCCGACCGTCTACAACCACCACGTCACGCGCATCTGTCGGGGGATGCTCCAGCGCGCGAGCGAACGCCTCATCGCCGAGACCGAGATTTCCGCGGACGAACTCCGCCGGATGGACGACCACGACTTCTTCGCGGCGCTCCGCAGGAGCGACCCGACCGAGGAGTTCGCCCGGCGACTCGGCGCGCGGGACCTCTACAAGCGGGCGGTCTGGGCCGAGATGGCCGACGTGCCCGACGCGGTCATCGACGCCGACCACGACGACATCGAGCGATTCGAGGCGGACATTGCGGCCGACGCGGGCGTCGAACCCGAGTCGGTCATCATCGACGTGCTGGGGCGGCCGAGCATGACCGAGTCCTCGACGCGGGTCATCGTCAACGGCGAGATTCGACGCCTCGGCCAGCAGTCCGCGCTCGTCTCCGCGCTCCGGCAGGTCCAGCGCGAACAGTGGCGTCTCGGCGTCTACGCGCCCGAGGAGGACACCGACGCGGTCGGCCACGCCGCCGAGTCGGTCCTCGGACTGGAGACCGACGGCGCGCTCGTCAGCGAGGTCCGGTCGCCCGGCCAGCGCACGACGCTTGACGAGTTCGGGGCGCAGGGCGGCGAGTGA
- the cofD gene encoding 2-phospho-L-lactate transferase, whose protein sequence is MTTFLSGGTGTPKLLAGAESVFDPAETTVVANTGDDVELGGLLVCPDVDTVLFEQGDLLDLETWWGIADDTTETHAELHDIAEAADLAKGPRYLSDEAQTAGRHLANWRRFSGVAEFMELGDRDRAVHVTRTSLLDEGYSLTEVTRLLADAFDAPVDVVPMSDDPVASIVHTPEESDEYADEMHFQEFWVAHRGDPEVDHVEFRGGDEADPAPAALGAIEEGPVVVGPSNPVTSIGPMLAIEELHDALDRATVVAVSPFVEDEVFSGPAADLMAGVGFDPSTAGVAEAYPFADAFVLDDEDDTDLDRPVVRTDTEMNDAADAERVARAVADALEVL, encoded by the coding sequence ATGACGACGTTTCTCTCCGGGGGCACCGGGACCCCCAAACTGCTCGCTGGAGCCGAGTCGGTCTTCGACCCGGCCGAGACCACCGTCGTCGCCAACACGGGCGACGACGTGGAGTTGGGCGGCCTGCTGGTCTGTCCCGACGTGGACACCGTCCTCTTCGAGCAGGGCGACCTCCTCGATTTGGAGACGTGGTGGGGCATCGCCGACGACACCACCGAGACCCACGCAGAGCTACACGATATCGCAGAAGCCGCCGACCTCGCCAAGGGACCGCGCTACCTGTCCGACGAGGCCCAGACCGCGGGTCGCCACCTCGCGAACTGGCGGCGCTTCTCGGGCGTCGCGGAGTTCATGGAGTTGGGCGACCGGGACCGCGCGGTCCACGTGACCCGGACCAGCCTGCTGGACGAGGGCTACAGTCTGACCGAGGTCACGCGGCTCCTCGCGGACGCCTTCGACGCGCCCGTGGACGTGGTGCCGATGAGCGACGACCCCGTGGCCTCCATCGTCCACACGCCCGAGGAGAGCGACGAGTACGCCGACGAGATGCACTTTCAGGAGTTCTGGGTCGCCCACCGCGGCGACCCCGAGGTGGACCACGTCGAGTTCCGCGGCGGCGACGAAGCCGACCCCGCCCCGGCGGCCCTCGGCGCGATAGAGGAGGGTCCCGTCGTCGTCGGTCCCTCGAACCCCGTCACCAGCATCGGGCCGATGCTCGCCATCGAGGAACTGCACGACGCACTCGACCGAGCCACCGTGGTCGCGGTCTCGCCGTTCGTGGAGGACGAGGTGTTCTCCGGTCCGGCGGCCGACCTGATGGCGGGCGTCGGCTTCGACCCTTCGACCGCGGGCGTCGCGGAGGCCTACCCCTTCGCCGACGCCTTCGTGCTGGACGACGAGGACGACACCGACCTCGACCGCCCGGTCGTCAGGACCGACACCGAGATGAACGACGCGGCGGACGCCGAGCGCGTGGCCCGCGCGGTCGCCGACGCGCTGGAGGTGCTTTGA
- a CDS encoding tRNA-dihydrouridine synthase — translation MFEPRLALASLSGQSDAEWARSADEFAGAALLGGIALDGPTREAARELVARDREEFLPDDPVRFVDRQLAALEDADLRAGFNVRTTTLGPLREVAEICAERGALLELNAHCRQDEMCAAGAGESLLRDSDRLREQVATAADAGATVSVKVRAEVPGVDLAELTRVVAEEGGDAIHVDAMDSEGVVAEVAEAAQSAESTAGTDLFVIANNGVRDDETVREYLAYGADAVSVGRPSDDPAVLRRVKGAVSKWFAERPEVRA, via the coding sequence ATGTTCGAACCCCGCCTCGCGCTCGCCAGCCTCAGCGGCCAGTCCGACGCCGAGTGGGCGAGGAGTGCCGACGAGTTCGCTGGCGCGGCCCTCCTCGGCGGCATCGCGCTCGACGGCCCGACCCGCGAGGCCGCCCGCGAACTGGTCGCCCGCGACCGCGAGGAGTTCCTGCCCGACGACCCCGTCCGGTTCGTGGACCGGCAACTCGCCGCGCTCGAAGACGCGGACCTCCGGGCTGGCTTCAACGTCCGGACGACGACGCTCGGACCGCTCCGGGAGGTGGCCGAAATCTGCGCCGAGCGCGGGGCGCTCCTCGAACTCAACGCCCACTGCCGACAGGACGAGATGTGCGCCGCGGGCGCTGGCGAGAGTCTGCTCCGCGATTCCGACCGACTCCGCGAGCAGGTCGCAACTGCGGCCGACGCCGGAGCCACAGTCAGCGTCAAGGTTCGCGCGGAGGTGCCGGGCGTGGACCTCGCCGAACTCACCCGCGTCGTCGCCGAGGAGGGCGGCGACGCCATCCACGTGGACGCGATGGACTCCGAAGGCGTCGTCGCGGAAGTCGCGGAGGCGGCGCAGTCGGCGGAATCGACCGCGGGTACCGACCTCTTCGTCATCGCGAACAACGGCGTCCGGGACGACGAGACCGTCCGTGAGTATCTGGCCTACGGCGCGGACGCGGTGAGCGTCGGCCGACCGAGTGACGACCCCGCGGTCCTCCGGCGTGTGAAGGGTGCTGTGAGCAAGTGGTTCGCCGAAAGACCGGAGGTGAGGGCATGA
- a CDS encoding triphosphoribosyl-dephospho-CoA synthase, with the protein MTPAENAQLALLLEVAGTPKPGNVDRQRDFSDLRFEHFLAGAVGAGPGLRAAQAGVPVGEAFEEAVSGMSQQEGGNTQFGALLLLVPLVRAAADGDLTPEGATRVVEDTTVEDAANFYRAFEHADVFVDDPPEDAEELDVRRGSDAIPAVEERGVTLYEVLALGDDEDDVAAEWTGGFERTFWAADRLAELSGSAPASAIGARVYLELLGREPDTLVAKQHGAKTAESVRVRAQEALEGGSEVIEAFADSLVEDGVNPGTTADLTAAGLFVALARGEVSV; encoded by the coding sequence ATGACGCCCGCCGAGAACGCCCAACTCGCGCTCCTGCTCGAAGTCGCGGGCACGCCCAAGCCCGGCAATGTGGACCGCCAGCGGGACTTCTCGGACCTCCGATTCGAACACTTCCTCGCTGGCGCGGTCGGCGCGGGACCGGGACTGCGTGCCGCCCAAGCGGGCGTTCCGGTCGGCGAAGCCTTCGAGGAGGCCGTCTCGGGGATGAGCCAGCAGGAAGGCGGCAACACCCAGTTCGGCGCGCTCCTTCTGCTCGTGCCCCTCGTCCGGGCCGCCGCGGACGGCGACCTCACGCCCGAGGGCGCGACGCGCGTGGTCGAGGACACGACCGTCGAGGACGCCGCGAACTTCTACCGGGCCTTCGAACACGCCGACGTGTTCGTGGACGACCCGCCCGAAGACGCCGAGGAGTTGGACGTGCGCCGCGGGAGCGACGCGATTCCGGCCGTCGAGGAGCGCGGCGTCACGCTCTACGAGGTGCTGGCGCTCGGCGACGACGAGGACGACGTGGCCGCCGAGTGGACCGGCGGCTTCGAGCGCACCTTCTGGGCGGCCGACCGCCTCGCGGAGCTATCGGGGTCGGCCCCCGCGTCCGCAATCGGCGCGCGGGTGTATCTGGAACTCCTCGGGCGGGAACCCGACACGCTGGTCGCCAAACAGCACGGCGCGAAGACCGCCGAGAGCGTCCGCGTCCGCGCACAGGAAGCTCTCGAAGGTGGCTCGGAGGTAATCGAAGCCTTCGCCGACTCGCTGGTCGAGGACGGCGTGAATCCGGGGACGACCGCCGACCTGACCGCCGCGGGCCTGTTCGTCGCCTTGGCCCGCGGGGAGGTGTCGGTGTGA
- a CDS encoding DUF447 domain-containing protein, whose amino-acid sequence MSDGGESGAADGSGDASAEDWPVKFRGITESLVTTLGPNDLWNVAALGLHPPAESEAVGNDAGENDGKRDDGGDPRVTARTWGNTRTRRNFHRQGGGYVQFVRDPVDFVDATLSIFEVEEPVLDSADAWVEVEAERIDSGAEGDTEWEEWTLTPVESGVECEAVPTINRGLGAVVEATVAASRLGVDAYDDAELRERLSYFEAVGRNCGDDRVCTAFDRLRDHLGE is encoded by the coding sequence GTGAGCGACGGCGGCGAGTCCGGCGCGGCCGACGGGTCCGGCGACGCGAGCGCCGAGGACTGGCCCGTCAAGTTCCGCGGGATAACCGAATCGCTGGTGACGACGCTCGGCCCGAACGACCTGTGGAACGTCGCGGCGCTCGGCCTGCATCCGCCCGCCGAGAGCGAGGCTGTGGGAAACGACGCGGGCGAGAACGACGGGAAGCGCGACGACGGCGGGGACCCGCGAGTCACCGCCCGAACGTGGGGCAACACTCGAACCCGGCGCAACTTCCACCGGCAGGGCGGGGGCTACGTCCAGTTCGTCCGCGACCCGGTGGACTTCGTGGACGCGACGCTCTCCATCTTCGAGGTCGAGGAGCCGGTTCTGGACTCCGCCGACGCGTGGGTCGAGGTCGAAGCCGAGCGGATAGACTCCGGCGCGGAGGGCGACACCGAGTGGGAAGAGTGGACGCTGACGCCGGTCGAGTCTGGCGTCGAGTGCGAGGCGGTGCCGACGATAAACCGGGGTCTCGGGGCGGTCGTGGAGGCGACCGTCGCGGCCTCGCGGCTCGGCGTGGACGCCTACGACGATGCCGAACTGAGAGAACGATTGTCGTACTTCGAAGCAGTCGGGCGAAACTGCGGCGACGACCGCGTTTGCACCGCGTTCGACCGCCTCCGCGACCACCTCGGCGAGTAG
- a CDS encoding 30S ribosomal protein S17e yields the protein MAIKPDYVKKTGRILLERYPDAFTTDFEQNKESVQKLTSIESKGVRNRIAGYVTRKK from the coding sequence ATGGCAATCAAACCCGACTACGTCAAGAAGACGGGGCGCATCCTGCTGGAGCGATACCCCGACGCCTTCACGACCGACTTCGAGCAGAACAAAGAGAGCGTCCAGAAGCTCACCAGCATCGAGTCGAAGGGCGTCCGCAACCGCATCGCTGGCTACGTCACCCGCAAGAAGTAA